The window CGGCTCCGCGATGGCGTCCTGAGCCCGACCGACATCGCGAGCGACGGCGGCTCGGACCGGGCCGGCTGGGGCTACGAGCGCCGCGTGCTCGACGCCGACCTGACGGGTCGGCTCATCGCCACCCGCCCACCGGGCGTCTCGGTCAACGACGTTCTCCTGACCGCCCTCCACCTCGCCATCGAGGCGTGGAACGACGCACACGGGACACCGACCGGCTGGCTCGGCGTCATGATGCCGGTCAACGTCAGGCCCGACGACTGGTTCTACCAGGTGATGGCGATGTACACGCTGTTCGAGCGGGTGCGGACGAACCGGGCCCACAGACGGAACCCCGGCACCGCGCTGGCCAGGGTGGCCCGGCAGACGACCCGTATCAAGGAGCGCGACCTTCCCGAACGGACCTACGAGGTGCTGGCGCTGCTCCCCGACGGTCTGCCTGTCGCCCTGAAGCACCACCTCCCCGACCTCCTCCGCGACGGTGGTGCACGACTGCTGGATACGGCCGTCCTGACCAACCTCGGAAACGTCCCCGTCTCCCCGTCACTGGGCGAAGGAACCGAGAGCGAGGTCTGGTTCTCGCCGCCGACCTGGCGGCAGATTCCCGTCGGCGTCGCGGTGGGAACGTTCGACGGTGAACTCCACCTGTTCTGCCGGTACCTGCTGGAGCAGTTCGACGAGCCCGCGGCGGCGCGGTTCGTCGACACGTACGTGACCCACATCGAGCGGCTCGTGGACGAGGTGGTGCCGGCAGCGACGGCGGACTGACTCCGAGAGCAGAGAATAATAATCCAAGAACCCCGATATTGTGCTTATTGAGAACATTATTTCCCTGATTGGGGATCTGAGAAGGTAATTGCTGCCGGATGGAGGCACCCCCGTCCGAACGCTCAGATGGCCTGTCCGGCAGTGGGGTCCGGATCCGCCTCGTCGGCCCCCGGCTCGACGACGCCGACCGCTCCACCGTACAGGTAGTACGCCGAGACCATCCCGTAGAACGAGACGAACGGGACGACCAGCGCGCCGATGCCGGTTGCACTGAGGACGCTGGTGATGGCGCCGACGACGACGAGGACGCCCAGCGCGACGAGCCAGCGGACGGCGTACTCGCGGGTCGTCACGAGCGCGCGGATACGCCCGATTGCGAACCCGTCGGCCACGCTCCCCGACATCGCCACGAACGTCAGTGCCGCCGGCAGGAAGTAGTAGATGAGCAGGGTCAGGAGGCCGGCGACGACGAACCCGCCGAGGGCACCGAGGATAGCCCCGGCGGTCAGGCTCTGACTCCCGGTGAGGATCGCGACGACCAGCCCACCGGTGGTGACGCCGAAGATGACCAGGGGCACGAGGAGATAGGCCAACGAGACCACGAACAGCTTCAGGCCATCCACGAGCAGCTCGCCCCAGTCGTCGAAGACGGGGGCGCTCTCGGTCCCGGGGTCGTCCGCCGCGTCCCGGAGGACACGTGCCCCGTAGCCCAGCACCAGGAACACGGGAACGACCAGGAACGACAGGATTCCCAGAACCCCACCGATGGCGATAGTCTTCCAGCTGTCCCCTCCCTCTCGCGGATAGTTGATGGATTCCTCGAACATTGTGTCTCACCGTCCGTGCTGGCCACGCGAATCTTAACCTTTCGCGCGCGCTACGGCTGGAAGTTTCTACACTCTTCTGGGATATAAACTTATACCGGGCGACGATACGTAGTCGGGCGCCTCGATACTGACGGAAGTGACCGTTTCGTCGGGGAGAACGCCCTACTCGTCGACTACCGTGGAGCCGCCGGGCGGACAGAACTCCTGGACGCGGTCGGCGCTGGCGACCTTCCGGACGAACGACTGGTCGGCGAAGCGCTCGCGGAACTTCCGGTAGACCATCTTCGCGATATCGTTTTGGGCGTACTGCCCGGGTTCGAGGCGAACGCTGGTCACGGTCCGCTCCTCGATGGGGGCGGGCGGGCCGCCGACGACCCTCGATTCGGGTTCGACCTGGATGCCGACGGCGACCTCCGCCTCGACATCCTCGAAGTAGGTGCGGTCGCCACGGACGGCGAAGCCGCCCTTCTCCAGGTACTCGCCGGATTCGGGCGTCTTCGACACCTGGTCGGGGTCGACCATGTAGGCGTCCCCCGCGAAGCGGCCGTCCTTCCAGACCGAGGAGTAGGCGACGGCGAACTGTGCGGCCTCCTCCTTCGATCGCTGTGGGATGTCGATGTCCGTCGCGGCCTCGCTCGGGCCGGTCGCCTTCAGAATCGTGACTGGGCCGCCGTGGGCCTGCGTGTGGAAGAACAGGTCTCCGCGGTCCATGTACTTCTTGACGAGTTCCTCGTTCTGGTCGGCGTTGCGCCCACCGATGACGAGGAAGCCGTCGGAGGTGTGGAACCAGCGGAACCGCTCGTACCACTGCTCGTCGCTCCGGATGGGGATGGAGCTCCGCTGGAGCCACTCCGCGTCGCTCACCTCGTCGTCCCCGTCCCCCTCCTGGTCGTCGACCTCCTCCTCCTCGTCGCGGGCCTGCCACTCCTCGCGGCGCCGCTTCACCGCCTCGAGGTCCTCGCGGGTGTCCTCGATGGCGGCCTGTGCGCCCTCCTTCTTGTCGGCGATGCGCTTGGCCTCGGTATAGAGCCGGTCGGCGTTCTTCTCGACGCCGTCCGCGACCTCGACGGTCACCTCGTGGTCGTCCAGCGCGAGCGTAACGGTCCCCTCGGCTCCGTCCACGCCCACGACGGCCTCCGCGGCCGGAATGCCCTGCTCGGCGCCCTCGGCGAACCGCTCCTCGATAGCGTCCCAGGCGCGGTCCTCCTCGCGGGCCGCGCGCACGGTCGAGAGCACGTCGTCGACGAGGTCGTAGTTGGCGTACAGCAGTTCGGCCTTCTCGCGCTCCTGCTGGGCCTGCTCCTCGAACTCCTCGATGGCGTTCTCCTGCTGCTCGATGATGCGCTCGTGTTTGGCGATCTCCGACTCGAAGTCCGGGCGGTCACGTCCGCCACCACCGCCACCCTCTCCCGCGCCGACCGATTCGTGTTCCAGTCGGTGGAAGTAGTCCGCCAGCGCCTCGTTGAAGTCGTCGAACGCCTCGGCGTGGAGCCCCTCGGCCTCGTGTTCCTCCATCGGGACGGGCGTCACGTCCACGACGCGGCGGGGCGGTTCTTCCTCCGCTTTCCCACCCTCGGCCGCGTCCTCGACCGCTTCCGTGTACACGCGCGGGTCGAGGTCGCCCTCCTTGATGCGGGCCCGGAGGCGGTCCCAGGCGTCGTAGAGGGCGTCGTACTCCTCGCGCTCGGCGGCCGCGATGTCCTTGACCATCTCGACGCCGGCGCGCCGGCAGAGCTCCTCGGCCCAGAGGCCCCCGAAGTTGAGCTGCGTCGCGACGGTGCGGACGATGTCCGAGTCCGACTGGTCCATCCGTCGGGCGAACGCCTCCTGGTCGGCTTCGAGGGGGTCGAACCGGGAGTCGGGGAAGTCGTAGGTCGAGCCCGGAGCGACGGTCCGGGACTTCAACCGGACGGTGTCGAGCGAGGAGACGACCTCGCGCTCGGGGTCCAGCACCGCGACGTTGCCGTCACCGAACAGCTCGAAGACCAGCGTCGTGTTCTCGTCGTCGCGCTCGAACTCCACGCTGATGATGCGGTCGAACTCGAACTGGCGTACGTCGACGAGGTCGGCACCCGACAGACGGTTGCGCAGCATCATCGCGAAGTTCGGTGGCCGCCCCGGCGCGTCCGGAACGCGTTCGGGGTCGACGAGATGGACCCGTTTCGGGTCGCGTACCTCCGCCAGTAGTTCGAGGCGGCCGGCGTCGAAGTCCCGCAGCTTCAGCCGGACGAGGTCGTCCTCGTACAGGTAGGCCTTGTCCAGCTTGGCCCCCCGGTAGCTCCGGAGTTCGCGGACCAGCGCCGCACAGTCCACGCTGGTCAGGGCGCGTTTCTGCTCCATGCCCGGACTGTGGCGGTCGCTCGGATAGGCGTGTCGGGTCGGGGACCCGACTCGCCCCGGGCCGGGAAGGGGGCCTCGAATCAAAACGAACCGCAGAACTGCGGGCACAGGGTCGAGTGGATGGCTCGCCTGGAACAGGTATGAACGACGACGTACGGAGAGCGATGCGGCGGGTGGTGAAGCAGGAGGTCGAGGCGGCGGACAGCGTCGTCCGGAAAGGGGAGCTCCCCGAGCGGCGGCTCGCCGAGCGGGTCGACTCGTACGGTGACGTGGCCCGGGCGTGGCTTCGGGGGCGGGCCCGCGACCGTTTCTCACCGATGGCGACCGGACTCGGACTAAAAAACCCGCAGTTGACAGGCAGTAATGATACACCCGAGGGCGACGAGATGCAGGTTGCTATGGCGGACAAGGAGAACGTACGACAGCAGTTCCGTGAAGCGTTCGAGGGTGCGGATTACCCCGTCAACAGCCCGATGGACCTCGTGCCGGCCCTGCCGAACGGCCCCGGCACGACGTTCGAGATCGGCGACGAGACCATCACCGCGATGGAGCTCAACCAGGAGGCCTCCGGGCAGGCCGACTATCCCTACGATAGCGTCGACGAGCTGGTCGACGCCCTCGTCGACGGGATGGAAGACGAAGGCTACTTCTAGAGCCACGCGCTCTCCCGAGCGCGGACTTCTCGCCCGTGTCGTCGACCAGCGACGGCAGTGGGTGTGTCGGCACGAGCCCGCCCCAATGAGTGACCCGGTTATCCCCGGATTGTGGCGGGTAGCGGCCGCGCTCGCGCCGAAGCGCGATGTGCGAACCGAAGGACATAGGGTGCCACGGTCGACAAGCCGGGCGTATAGATGCAGGACCTGGATGGGACCATCGGATACGGACGGGGGGAGCCGGACTGGCTCCGCGCAGAACGGGAGTACGACGACGAGGTCATCGGCGACGACACGCTGGGCGAGCTCTTCGTCGCCAGCGCCCGCCGGAACGGCCGCCGGGACGCACAGTGGTACAAGGGCGGGGTCTACGACCGCACGATGGCCGGTGTCGCCTACCCGGAGGCGCTCGACGGCGAGTTCGCCTCGCTCACGTACGCGGATATGCTGGACGTGGTCCAGAACCTCTCGGCCGGCTTCGTCGACATCGGCGTCGAGCACGGCGACCGCGTCGGGATGTTCGCCAACACGCGGATGGAGTGGGCCCAGTGTGACTTCGCACTGCTGTCGGCCGGCGCGACCGTCACGACGGTCTACACGGAGTCCGAGCCGCCGCGGGTGCAGTACCTGCTGGGCGACCCCGGTGCGACGGGGGTCGTCTGCGAGAACGCGGAACTGCTGAGCCGGGTCGTCGAGGTGGAGGACGAACTGGATGTCGAGTTCGCCGTCGTGATGGACGAGTTCGAGGCGCCGGAGACGGACCTCGACGTGTACTCGCTCGCGGACGTGTACGAGCGCGGGCAGTCCGCCTTCGACGAGGACGCGTTCGAGGCGCGTCTCGACGCCTGCGAACTCGACGACCTCGCCTCGCTGGTCTACACCTCCGGGACGACCGGCGACCCGAAGGGCGTGATGTTGACCCACGGGAACTTCCGCGCGAACGTCAACCAGGTCCGCAAGCGCTTCGGCCCCCGGCCCGACAAGGACGAGGACACGCCGGTCATCGACAGGAACACCCGCACGCTCTCCTTCCTGCCGCTGGCGCACGTCTTCGAGCGGCTGGCCGGGCACTTCTCGATGTTCGCGACCGGCGGCACCGTCGCGTACGCCGAGTCGCCGGACACGGTGGGCGACGACCTGGAGAAGGTCCAGCCCTCGGGCGCGACCAGCGTCCCGCGCGTCTACGAGCGCATCTTCGACCAGATGCGCGAGCAGGCCTCCGGGTCCGACGTGAAAGAACGCATCTTCCAGTGGTCGCTCGACGTGGCCCGCGACTACGGCCGTATCAAGCGCGACCCCGACGAGGAACCGGACCTCGGCCTGCGCGTCAAGCACGCCATCGCCGACAAACTGGTGTACAGCGACGTCCGCGAGGGCGTGGGCGGGCGCATCGACTCGTTCATCTCCGGTGGCGGCTCGCTCTCGAAGGAACTCGCCCAGATGTTCGACGGGATGGACATCCCCATCAACGAGGGGTACGGGCTGACCGAGACCTCGCCCGTCGTCTCTACGAACCCGGCCGAGGCGCCCAAGCACGGCACACTGGGCCCGCCGGTCGTGGATTGTGAGGTGACGGTCGACGAGTCGGTCGTCAGCCAGGAGCGCCGCGAGAACGCCGACGGGCAGGTGGGCGAACTGCTCGTCCGCGGGCCGAACGTCACGCAGGGCTACTGGAACAAGCCCGAGGCGACCGAGGACGCGTTCACCGAGGCCGAGGACGGCGGCGACCCGTGGTTCCGGACCGGCGACATCATCACGATCGACGAGGACGGCTACCTCGTCTACACGGACCGGCTGAAGACGCTGGTCGTGCTGGACACCGGGAAGAACGTCGCTCCACAGCCCATCGAGGACGAGTTCTCCACCTCCGAGCGCGTCGAGCAGGTGATGGTGACCGGCGACGACGAGAAGTTCATCGGCGCCATCATCGTCCCGAACTTCGAACAGGTGCGCCGCTGGGCCGACAAGCAGGGTATCGACCTCCCCGACGACAGCGAGGGCATCTGCGAGGACGACCGCGTCCGCGAGTACATCGAGGAGGAGGTCGACCGCGTCAACGCCGAGTTCCCGAAGCACTCCCGCATCAAGCAGTTCGAACTCGTCCCGGTCGAGTGGACCGCCGAGAACGACTACCTCACGCCGTCGATGAAGAAGAAACGCCGCGCCATCCGCGACGGCTTCCAGGAGTACATCGACAGCATCTACGAGGACTGAGCGGGCGTTTCGGTGGTGAGCTCGGCAACGTCAGCGTGCATAGTCGAGCTTTTTTGACGGCTCGGGTACCGCTTGCCCGGCGGCCCATGGCCGCCGGGCTGCGGGTACCACTCGCCGCAAAAAACATTCAGAAAAAATGCCTGCCCTCGACTCGGGCCCGACGGCCTCCTGCCGCCAGGACCCTCGTCTCGGGCAGGAGGAACTCGCTCGCTTCGCTCGCGAGTATGCACCAGCACAGACCGGCTGCCCGGATTCATTTCGAATGGATTGGTGGTGGAACCCAATTGTAACTACACGCCCTACAGTCACAGAACCAGCCCGTTCTACGGCACGAGCCGCTTCAGCACCGTCGACTCGATCTTCCGGAGGTGCTCGCCGACCGTCCCCGAGGAGAGGTCCAGTTCGTCGGCGAGTTCCTGGTAGTTGGTCTGCCGGGGCTCCTCGTAGTAGCCCATCTCGACCGCGGTCCGGAGGATCTCCCGCTGGCGCTCGGTGAGCTGGTCGCCGGACTCGGACTGTTCGGGGTCGTACTCGCCGGTCGAGAGGAACTTCAGCCCCAGCCCGTCGGGCACGTCCTTGATGGCCTCGCGGATGGCACGCTGGTTGCCGATGGCCCGGACCTCCAGCGCCCCGCGGTCGGTGTAGCGCATCGGCGTGTCCAGCACCAGCTCGCGACGCTGGGGCACGCTGTACAGCTGCTGGAGCTCCTCATCGGCGGTGATGCGCGAGTACGAGAAGATGCCCGTCTCCGAGACCGAGAGGTCGTACGAGATGATGTCCGGGTCGTCGCCGACGAGCTCCTCCAGCCGGTCGGCGTCGCCGGAGAACTCCAGCAGCACGACCGCGGAGCCGTCTTCGAGGACGTTGAAGTGGTGGATGGCCTCCCGGTGCACGTCGGGGTCGTCGGCGACGGCCGCGACGGCCGGGTGGAGATATCGACCCCGCGGGATGAGTAGAAAATCGACGTACCTCATATCTGCGGTTCGAGGGGTCCAGCGTCTTGAGGGTTGCGGGCTGCAGGGAGGAGGAGGAGAGGTGGCAGCACACTTTCCAGACCCCGGTACTTCACCATTTATCCAGCGCATATATCCTCAGTTACTCCCACTGGAAGTGGAATTTCGTGGTACAATGATTATCGTCGGCTCGGTTCAGCACGACGGCGGGAATAGCTCCGAAGCCCTCGCACGCTGCGGGGCCGGGCCTCACTGTCTCCGGAAATCGAAGGTTTCCGGGATGACGAGAGAGCTTTGCTCTCTCGAACCACGCTCCTCGCTCACTGGCTTCGCTCGTCCGCTGTGGTGCTTACGTCGGCCGGGCTCCCGGAGAGTGCTCGCCCTTCGAGTCCGCCAGGGACCGCAGATTCGTCAGTCGGGTCGTACGAGCCTCACGCCTCCCCAACCGCCTGCACTCCTCGCTCCGGTCGCTTCGCTCCCGTCGCTGCGGTGCTCAGCCACCGGCAGAGCAAGCTCTGCCGAGCCCTCGCTCGCTTACACTCGCGAGGACCTCGCACGGTGTGCGGCGGCTGGCCTCCGGCACAGCCGCCAGCGCGCGCCCGTTCGACTGACGGAGAGTGATGGGCGGGAGAGAACATCGGTCACGCTCGGGGACGCTAGTTGCTCCGCAGCGACTCGCGGACGGTCGCGAGTCCGGCGTCGGCGTCGACGTCGACGCCCAGCGCGAGCAGCGAGTCGCCCAGCGCGGCCACGAGTGCGGTCACGTTGTCCGGCGTGGCGCCGTGGCCCATACAGCCCACACGCAGCACCTCGCCCGCGAGGTCGCCGAGGCCGCCGGCAATCTCGATTCCGTGCTCCTCCAGCATCCGGTCGATGACATCGCCCGGTTCGACGTGGGCGGCCTCGGGGAGGCGGGCGGTGTTGAGCGAGGGGAGCCACCAGTCCGGCTCGGCGACGGGGGCGAGCCCCATCGCGGCCAGGCCCTCGCGGAGCGCGCCAGCGACGCGCTCGTGGCGGGCCCACCGGTCTTCGAGGCCCTCCTCGGCGACGAGTCGGAGCGATTCGCGCAGCGCGTACACGTTGGAGACGGGCGCAGTGTGGTGGTAGGCCCGCTCCTCACCCCAGTAGTCGTCCAGCAGCGTGAGGTCGAGATACCACGAGCGCGGGCGCTCCTCGCGGGACTGCACCCGTTCCATCGCCGCGTGGTTGAGCGAGAGCGGCGACGCACCCGGCGGACAGGAGAGGCACTTCTGCCCGGCCGAGTACGCGGCGTCGACACCCCAGTCGTCCATCCGGAACTCCACGCCGCCCAGCGAGGTGACCACGTCCGCGACGACGAGCGCGTCGTTGTCGTGGGCGATGTCGGTGAGTGCGGGCACGTCGGGCTGGCGGACGCCCGTCGAGGTCTCGGCGTGGACGAACCCGAACAGGTCCGGGTCGTGCTCGGCGAAGGCCGCCTGCACGTCGTCGGGGTCGAGCGGTTCGCCCCAGGGCGCGTCGACCCGCACGGGGTCGCCACCGGCACGCCGGACCATCGCGGCCATCCGGCCACCGAAGTAGCCGTTCGAGGGCACGAGAACGGTGTCACCGGGGCGCGTGAGGTTGCCGATGGCGGCCTCCATCGCCGCGCTCCCGGTGCCCGAAACCGGGATGGTCCACTTGTTGTCGGTCTGGAGGACGTAGCGCAGCAGCTCCTGGGTCTCGTCCATCACGTCGAGGAACGCGGGGTCGAGGTGGCCGACGGGCGGGGCCGCCATCGCGCGGAGGGTGCGCGGATGGACCTCACTCGGGCCGGGACCCATCAGCAGGCGGTCCGGTGGCGACAGTTCGCCGACCTGTGGGCGTTGCATGTGCGGCCGTCCGGGACCCGGCGACATAAACGCGGCCGTTCAGGACGACCCCGGTGATTTCCGTGAGCAGGACGCCTCAATCGTCGGCTGTGCCCTCGCGCTCGTCGCCCCGTGGCCACTCCGGAACCTGGCTGGTGTCGTGGCTCCCGGTCGGGGGCAGGTTCACGGCGGCCGCCGCCGACGTCTCGAGGTCGGTCTCCTGACCGATGGCGTCCAGTTCGTCGGCGCCGTCGGTGTCACGGGCGTCCTGGTCGATGCGCATCGAACAGAACTCCGCACCGCACATCGAGCAGAAGCGCGCCTCCTTGTAGTTGTCACCCGGGAGCGACTGGTCGTGGAACGCCCGGGCACGCTCGGGGTCCAGTGCCAGCTCGAACTGCCGGCGCCAGTCGAACGCGTACCGGGCCTCGGAGAGGGCGTCGTCCCAGTCGCGGGCACCGGGCCGGCCGTTCGCAACGTCGGCTGCGTGGGCGGCGATACGGTAGGCCGCCAGCCCGTCACGGACATCCTCGCGCTCGGGCAGCCCGAGATGCTCTTTGGGCGTGACGTAGCAGAGCATCGCGGCGCCTGCACGAGCGGCCTCCGTCGCACCGATGGCACTGGTGATGTGGTCGTAGCCCGGCGCCACGTCGGTCACCAGCGGCCCGAGCACGTAGAACGGCGCCCCGTCACAGACCTCCTGCTGGCGTTCGACGTTGTCGGCCACCTCGTCGAGCGGGACGTGGCCCGGCCCCTCGACCATCACCTGCACCCCGTGGCTCCACGCGGTCCGGGTCAGCTCGCCGAGAGTCTCGAGTTCGGCGAACTGGGCGGCGTCGGAGGCGTCCGCCAGGCTCCCCGGGCGGAGTCCGTCGCCCAGCGAGACCGTCACGTCGTGCTCGACGAACACCTCGCAGATATCCTCGAACGCCGTGAACAGCGGGTTCTGCTCGCCGTGGGCCTCCATCCACTTCGCGAGGATGGACCCGCCACGGGAGACGATACCCGTCGTCCGGCCGTCGGTCAGAGGGAGATGCTCCAGCAGCACGCCGGCGTGGATGGTCATGTAGTCGACACCCTG of the Haloglomus salinum genome contains:
- a CDS encoding DUF4013 domain-containing protein, which codes for MFEESINYPREGGDSWKTIAIGGVLGILSFLVVPVFLVLGYGARVLRDAADDPGTESAPVFDDWGELLVDGLKLFVVSLAYLLVPLVIFGVTTGGLVVAILTGSQSLTAGAILGALGGFVVAGLLTLLIYYFLPAALTFVAMSGSVADGFAIGRIRALVTTREYAVRWLVALGVLVVVGAITSVLSATGIGALVVPFVSFYGMVSAYYLYGGAVGVVEPGADEADPDPTAGQAI
- the rqcH gene encoding ribosome rescue protein RqcH; translated protein: MEQKRALTSVDCAALVRELRSYRGAKLDKAYLYEDDLVRLKLRDFDAGRLELLAEVRDPKRVHLVDPERVPDAPGRPPNFAMMLRNRLSGADLVDVRQFEFDRIISVEFERDDENTTLVFELFGDGNVAVLDPEREVVSSLDTVRLKSRTVAPGSTYDFPDSRFDPLEADQEAFARRMDQSDSDIVRTVATQLNFGGLWAEELCRRAGVEMVKDIAAAEREEYDALYDAWDRLRARIKEGDLDPRVYTEAVEDAAEGGKAEEEPPRRVVDVTPVPMEEHEAEGLHAEAFDDFNEALADYFHRLEHESVGAGEGGGGGGRDRPDFESEIAKHERIIEQQENAIEEFEEQAQQEREKAELLYANYDLVDDVLSTVRAAREEDRAWDAIEERFAEGAEQGIPAAEAVVGVDGAEGTVTLALDDHEVTVEVADGVEKNADRLYTEAKRIADKKEGAQAAIEDTREDLEAVKRRREEWQARDEEEEVDDQEGDGDDEVSDAEWLQRSSIPIRSDEQWYERFRWFHTSDGFLVIGGRNADQNEELVKKYMDRGDLFFHTQAHGGPVTILKATGPSEAATDIDIPQRSKEEAAQFAVAYSSVWKDGRFAGDAYMVDPDQVSKTPESGEYLEKGGFAVRGDRTYFEDVEAEVAVGIQVEPESRVVGGPPAPIEERTVTSVRLEPGQYAQNDIAKMVYRKFRERFADQSFVRKVASADRVQEFCPPGGSTVVDE
- a CDS encoding MTH865 family protein → MADKENVRQQFREAFEGADYPVNSPMDLVPALPNGPGTTFEIGDETITAMELNQEASGQADYPYDSVDELVDALVDGMEDEGYF
- a CDS encoding AMP-dependent synthetase/ligase, encoding MQDLDGTIGYGRGEPDWLRAEREYDDEVIGDDTLGELFVASARRNGRRDAQWYKGGVYDRTMAGVAYPEALDGEFASLTYADMLDVVQNLSAGFVDIGVEHGDRVGMFANTRMEWAQCDFALLSAGATVTTVYTESEPPRVQYLLGDPGATGVVCENAELLSRVVEVEDELDVEFAVVMDEFEAPETDLDVYSLADVYERGQSAFDEDAFEARLDACELDDLASLVYTSGTTGDPKGVMLTHGNFRANVNQVRKRFGPRPDKDEDTPVIDRNTRTLSFLPLAHVFERLAGHFSMFATGGTVAYAESPDTVGDDLEKVQPSGATSVPRVYERIFDQMREQASGSDVKERIFQWSLDVARDYGRIKRDPDEEPDLGLRVKHAIADKLVYSDVREGVGGRIDSFISGGGSLSKELAQMFDGMDIPINEGYGLTETSPVVSTNPAEAPKHGTLGPPVVDCEVTVDESVVSQERRENADGQVGELLVRGPNVTQGYWNKPEATEDAFTEAEDGGDPWFRTGDIITIDEDGYLVYTDRLKTLVVLDTGKNVAPQPIEDEFSTSERVEQVMVTGDDEKFIGAIIVPNFEQVRRWADKQGIDLPDDSEGICEDDRVREYIEEEVDRVNAEFPKHSRIKQFELVPVEWTAENDYLTPSMKKKRRAIRDGFQEYIDSIYED
- a CDS encoding helix-turn-helix domain-containing protein — translated: MRYVDFLLIPRGRYLHPAVAAVADDPDVHREAIHHFNVLEDGSAVVLLEFSGDADRLEELVGDDPDIISYDLSVSETGIFSYSRITADEELQQLYSVPQRRELVLDTPMRYTDRGALEVRAIGNQRAIREAIKDVPDGLGLKFLSTGEYDPEQSESGDQLTERQREILRTAVEMGYYEEPRQTNYQELADELDLSSGTVGEHLRKIESTVLKRLVP
- a CDS encoding pyridoxal-phosphate-dependent aminotransferase family protein, with the translated sequence MQRPQVGELSPPDRLLMGPGPSEVHPRTLRAMAAPPVGHLDPAFLDVMDETQELLRYVLQTDNKWTIPVSGTGSAAMEAAIGNLTRPGDTVLVPSNGYFGGRMAAMVRRAGGDPVRVDAPWGEPLDPDDVQAAFAEHDPDLFGFVHAETSTGVRQPDVPALTDIAHDNDALVVADVVTSLGGVEFRMDDWGVDAAYSAGQKCLSCPPGASPLSLNHAAMERVQSREERPRSWYLDLTLLDDYWGEERAYHHTAPVSNVYALRESLRLVAEEGLEDRWARHERVAGALREGLAAMGLAPVAEPDWWLPSLNTARLPEAAHVEPGDVIDRMLEEHGIEIAGGLGDLAGEVLRVGCMGHGATPDNVTALVAALGDSLLALGVDVDADAGLATVRESLRSN
- the thiC gene encoding phosphomethylpyrimidine synthase ThiC produces the protein MSACVRPRSERSRASSTRSVGRRRSTTISSGSTSDMADTSTPPRFNARVDAGAPDDGGYRAHRRLYNNSIIQASCTMSNRTQLQRARAGEVTPAMERVAARENRDAEFVREQVAEGQAVVPSNHAHESLDPMGIGREFATKVNANIGNSETTSDPETELEKLHTAVHYGADTVMDLSTGENLDAIRAANVEHSPVPVGTVPIYEALKRAGSPEDITPDLLLEVIEKQARQGVDYMTIHAGVLLEHLPLTDGRTTGIVSRGGSILAKWMEAHGEQNPLFTAFEDICEVFVEHDVTVSLGDGLRPGSLADASDAAQFAELETLGELTRTAWSHGVQVMVEGPGHVPLDEVADNVERQQEVCDGAPFYVLGPLVTDVAPGYDHITSAIGATEAARAGAAMLCYVTPKEHLGLPEREDVRDGLAAYRIAAHAADVANGRPGARDWDDALSEARYAFDWRRQFELALDPERARAFHDQSLPGDNYKEARFCSMCGAEFCSMRIDQDARDTDGADELDAIGQETDLETSAAAAVNLPPTGSHDTSQVPEWPRGDEREGTADD